A single window of Populus nigra chromosome 17, ddPopNigr1.1, whole genome shotgun sequence DNA harbors:
- the LOC133677570 gene encoding protein FAR1-RELATED SEQUENCE 5-like, with protein MVNAVKAVLSDAEHRIGIWYIRQNALKQLSALYMQPGFEILFNRCISDCQTEEEFESRWESLLERFDLSENPWLSSLYKSRERWACVLIKKTFCAGLQHGENIQSVFQIPKNENTGLLEFAQQYLEVVKRRRLEELDEDFQCNGTAQVTILTGSAIERQAADIYTRTLFKTFQEEFLKCLSVTIEETASNETITTYNLTEEGHKESVVEFNCLDSRVPCSCKKFESFDILCVHALKVLNARNIFHVPHKYVLKRWTKSAKCGVPYEYEQEMADETKQQTVNLLMHKTLNVFTKSVAIEDSKKIAGDFLGKTLEQIEDVLRVKN; from the coding sequence ATGGTTAATGCAGTAAAGGCGGTGTTGTCTGATGCAGAACATCGAATTGGTATCTGGTATATCCGCCAAAATGCATTAAAGCAGCTTTCCGCACTGTATATGCAACCTGGTTTTGAGATTCTCTTCAACAGATGCATCTCTGATTGCCAAACAGAGGAGGAATTTGAGTCGAGGTGGGAGTCGTTACTGGAGCGATTTGATCTTTCTGAAAACCCATGGCTTAGTAGTCTGTACAAGTCAAGAGAAAGATGGGCTTGTGTGCTTATCAAGAAAACCTTCTGCGCAGGTCTGCAACATGGTGAGAACATCCAAAGTGTTTTCCAAATTCCTAAGAATGAGAACACGGGTCTATTAGAGTTCGCCCAACAATATCTGGAAGTGGTGAAGAGAAGACGCTTGGAAGAGCTAGACGAAGATTTTCAATGCAATGGAACTGCCCAGGTGACAATTTTAACTGGTAGTGCAATTGAGAGACAAGCAGCCGATATATACACGCGCACATTGTTCAAAACATTTCAGGAAGAGTTTCTGAAATGTTTATCAGTGACAATAGAAGAAACCGCCAGTAATGAGACAATTACCACATACAATCTGACAGAGGAAGGCCACAAGGAGAGCGTTGTGGAATTCAATTGTTTAGACTCTAGAGTTCCTTGCAGTTGCAAGAAGTTTGAATCTTTTGACATTTTATGTGTCCACGCCTTGAAGGTACTGAATGCAAGAAATATCTTTCATGTACCCCACAAATACGTATTAAAGAGGTGGACAAAATCTGCAAAATGTGGTGTGCCATATGAATATGAACAGGAGATGGCTGACGAGACGAAGCAGCAGACAGTGAATTTGCTTATGCACAAAACTTTGAATGTCTTTACTAAAAGTGTGGCAATTGAGGATAGCAAGAAGATAGCTGGGGACTTTCTGGGAAAGACATTAGAACAGATAGAAGATGTTCTAAGAGTAAAGAATTAA
- the LOC133676859 gene encoding protein FAR1-RELATED SEQUENCE 12-like: MVESVSGNDPQTSSGLDGDWRQGLDEPSKYTKRRRRRRRRRRNTDVSSSSALNGASDLSLSEALSQISKDLSLSSPSLCSGEEEADKENIELALHHLECYGVDMLSSDSNEDEDEIQATSVFGASESKDSCQKPEVGMEFSSEEEAYKFYTSYANKIGFRTRKGKVQRLSNGTIRKRFLFCSKQGFRLKKQADKITKYKRKETRTGCNAKIQFSVENGKWVVSQFSQEHNHDLEDRRHITRSCTKTSEAHLIHTGNNAEMAMDAGAPKCTELCNMVWSTHPEEVQILLNYLRRLQVEDLSLFYAVQLDSDNRLKNLFWRDGRSMVDYDYFGDVLILDTTFRMDKYDMICAPFWGLNHHRQYVMFGCAFLLDESKESFVWLSRLFWKQWEENNQKQLLLMRTK, encoded by the exons ATGGTTGAATCTGTTTCAGGAAATGATCCTCAAACCAGTTCGGGTCTGGATGGTGATTGGCGCCAAGGTCTTGACGAGCCATCCAAATATacgaagaggaggaggaggaggaggaggaggaggaggaataCAGATGTAAGCAGCAGCAGTGCATTAAATGGCGCTAGTGATCTATCACTATCGGAGGCTCTGTCTCAGATTTCTAAAGATCTAAGTCTATCTTCACCTTCATTATGTTctggagaagaagaagcagacaAGGAGAATATTGAG CTAGCTTTACATCATTTAGAGTGTTATGGGGTTGATATGCTGTCATCGGACAGCAATGAAGATGAGGATGAGATACAAGCCACATCAGTTTTTGGTGCAAGTGAATCGAAGGATAGTTGTCAAAAACCAGAAGTTGGGATGGAATTCTCTTCTGAAGAGGAGGCTTACAAATTTTACACAAGTTATGCAAATAAGATTGGTTTCAGAACAAGAAAAGGGAAGGTGCAACGATTGTCCAACGGAACCATTAGAAAAAGATTCCTCTTTTGTTCGAAACAAGGGTTTCGATTGAAGAAACAAGCTGACAAGATAACGAAGTACAAGAGGAAAGAAACAAGAACAGGTTGTAATGCCAAGATCCagttttcagttgaaaatggaAAATGGGTGGTCTCGCAATTTTCTCAAGAGCACAATCATGACCTTGAAGATCGTAGGCATATCACAAGATCATGCACTAAAACGTCCGAGGCTCACTTGATTCACACCGGAAATAACGCAGAGATGGCAATGGATGCTGGAGCTCCAAAATGCACAGAATTATGCAATATGGTTTGGAGTACACATCCTGAAGAAGTTCAAATCCTGTTAAATTATCTGAGGCGTCTGCAGGTGGAGGATCTGTCACTCTTCTATGCAGTTCAGCTTGACTCTGATAATCGCCTGAAAAATCTTTTCTGGAGAGATGGGAGGTCCATGGTAGACTATGACTACTTCGGCGATGTTCTTATTTTGGACACAACTTTTAGGATGGACAAATATGACATGATCTGTGCACCATTTTGGGGACTCAATCACCATCGGCAGTATGTCATGTTTGGCTGTGCTTTCTTGCTTGATGAAAGCAAGGAGTCATTTGTGTGGTTGTCGAGACTTTTTTGGAAGCAATGGGAAGAAAACAACCAAAAACAATTGTTACTGATGAGAACCAAGTGA